CGCAACCTGCGTGAGATTTTCGAATCCGGGCGGCCGCTCACCTATATTCGTTCGGCCGAAGAACGGCGCATCGCGCGCGTGCTGCGCGAGCTAGGCCAACGCCTCTACCACGACCTGCAACTCCCGGTATGGACCTGGAGTCTAACCCAGGGGTTGCTTGATGCCGAGGGCGCGGTCAAGGCGCAGGGGGCACGCGAGGCGCTGGATTTTATCGCCGCGCATAAGGCACCCGCCATTTTTCATCTCAAGGATTTTCACGAGCCGATGCGCGAGGCGCCCGAGATTCGCCGCCGCCTGCGCGATCTGTACGAAGCCTGTTTCGATCAGCGCCAGTTCGTGGTCATCAGCTCGCCGGTGCGTTTCATTCCCGAGGAAATCGAGCGCGACTTGGTCTATTTGGAATTGCGCCTACCCGATCATCTCGAGTTGACCGACTTTCTGCGCGAAGAAGCCCGCCAGGTGGTAAATCTGGGTATGCAAGCCGACGCCAGCGAAACCACCCTCGAGCAGCTCGCGCGGGCCCTGCAAGGGTTGACCCTGGACGAGGCGCGCCATGCGGTGCGCCGCGCATTGGCCGCCAACGGCCGGCTGAGCGCTGAATCGATGCCCGCGCTGCTGGAGGAGAAACGACTGCTGGTCAACCGCAGCGGGGTGGTCGAGTTCATCTCGGACGGGACCGGGCTGAACCAGGTGGGCGGTCTGGAAACGCTGAAGAACTGGCTGTTGGAGCGGCGCAAGCTCTTTCAGCTTCGCGACAGCCTGAGTGCTGACATCGCACCCAAAGGGGTGTTGGTGATGGGTATTCCAGGCTGCGGCAAGAGCCTGTGCGTCAAGGCGATCGCCTCCCAATTCGAGCTGCCGCTTTATCGCATCGACATGATCGAGGTCTTCTCCGGACGCCATGGTCAGGCCGAGGGCATCTTTGTGCAGGCTTGCCGGATGCTGGAGGAGATGGCACCGGCGGTAATCTGGTTCGACGAAATCGAGATGGGCATCACCTCGGCCGAATCAGGTGGCGAGCAGGGACGCATCTTTGCTTTCTTCCTGACCTGGATGCAGGAAAAGACCCGCGGCCTGTTCGTGGCGGCCACCGCCAACCGGATCGATCTGCTGCCTGCGGAAATGATCCGCAAGGGGCGCTTTGATGAGGTCTTCTTCGTCGACGTGCCGCTGGAGAATGAGCGCCTGGAGATCTTCAAAATTCATCTCAACCGGCGCGGCGTGGACACGGATAAATTCAATCTGGAACGTTTGGCGGCGTTCTCCAACAGTTGGACCGGCGCCGAGATAGAACAATGCGTGGTCTCGGCCCTGACCAAAGCGCAACTCGAAGAACGCCCGGTGACGGAAGAAGATTTGGTCAATATCGCGGTCACCATCGTACCACTGGCGCGCACGATGAAAGAGCAAATCGATCACATCCGCGGCTGGGCCTTTGAACGCGCTCTGCGCGCCTCGCCCATTCCAATCGGCCGCTGACCCCACCAGCACGAGGACCCGCGCGACCACCAAAGCCGAAGCCCCACGCGGGCGCGCCGTTCGAAGGCGCGCTTGGTTCGTCACCCAGCGCGCCATGGCGCACGATGAGGATAGGGGTCTTAATCCTCATCTCGTCGATCCAAAGTCAGCGATCCCGACTCAAGGCAAGGCCGCGCTCGCCGGCTTGACCGCGACCGCCGAGCGCATGAACTTCTGGAGTACAGACAAGGGCCGACAAGCGGCCACCGCCATCGCGTTGACCAGCAATACCAGAGCCATAACGGCGTAGGCGTCGGCGTAGCCGCCAGTGCGATCGAAGGTCCATCCCGCCAGCAGCGATCCGGAGGCCTGGCCGATAGTCAAAGCCAAGTTGGAGAGCCCGGCGATCAGGCCGTAGCGCTTGAGGCCTAAAGTTTCGATCGTCAAGACCGGCAGCAGAGCCAGCGGCGTACCCCAGGTCAGGCCGTAAAAAACCAGTGCGGGCAGCAAAAAGCCGGAG
This is a stretch of genomic DNA from Candidatus Binataceae bacterium. It encodes these proteins:
- a CDS encoding AAA family ATPase is translated as MAQSEHAQAESRAARNLREIFESGRPLTYIRSAEERRIARVLRELGQRLYHDLQLPVWTWSLTQGLLDAEGAVKAQGAREALDFIAAHKAPAIFHLKDFHEPMREAPEIRRRLRDLYEACFDQRQFVVISSPVRFIPEEIERDLVYLELRLPDHLELTDFLREEARQVVNLGMQADASETTLEQLARALQGLTLDEARHAVRRALAANGRLSAESMPALLEEKRLLVNRSGVVEFISDGTGLNQVGGLETLKNWLLERRKLFQLRDSLSADIAPKGVLVMGIPGCGKSLCVKAIASQFELPLYRIDMIEVFSGRHGQAEGIFVQACRMLEEMAPAVIWFDEIEMGITSAESGGEQGRIFAFFLTWMQEKTRGLFVAATANRIDLLPAEMIRKGRFDEVFFVDVPLENERLEIFKIHLNRRGVDTDKFNLERLAAFSNSWTGAEIEQCVVSALTKAQLEERPVTEEDLVNIAVTIVPLARTMKEQIDHIRGWAFERALRASPIPIGR